One region of Alosa alosa isolate M-15738 ecotype Scorff River chromosome 1, AALO_Geno_1.1, whole genome shotgun sequence genomic DNA includes:
- the ppm1kb gene encoding protein phosphatase 1K, mitochondrial, with product MSTAVLLRLARSAGGPQLCRRATRQIACAQQQDTPRRALSTPSMPLASNSRFDPDSSGQPTTWDSFGIWDNRIDEPILLPPSIRYGKIIPKVSLSKVGFASLIGQRKENEDRYQLSQMTNNIMYFAVFDGHGGPEAADFCDKFMEKYIKDLVGEEDNLEVVLTKAFLEVDKALARHLHFSPDATLLTAGTTATVALLRDGIELVVGSVGDSRAMMCRKGKALKLTVDHTPERKDEKERIRKSGGFVTWNSLGQPHVNGRLAMTRSIGDFDLKKMGVIAEPETKRISLNHVHDSFLALTTDGINFIMNSQEICDVINQCHDPKEAAQRISEQAIQYGSEDNSTTIVVPFGAWGKHQNTDASYSFSRNFVSSGRWA from the exons ATGTCAACGGCTGTACTCCTACGTCTGGCTAGGTCTGCAGGGGGACCCCAGCTATGCCGTCGTGCCACTCGGCAGATTGCCTGTGCCCAGCAGCAGGATACCCCACGGAGGGCATTAAGCACCCCTAGCATGCCACTGGCCAGTAACTCTCGCTTTGACCCAGACAGCAGCGGCCAGCCCACTACCTGGGACTCGTTTGGTATCTGGGACAATCGCATTGATGAGCCCATCTTGCTTCCGCCCAGCATCCGCTACGGCAAGATAATCCCAAAGGTGAGCCTGTCTAAGGTGGGCTTTGCCTCTCTCATTGGCCAGAGGAAGGAGAATGAGGATCGCTACCAGCTCTCGCAGATGACTAACAACATCATGTACTTTGCTGTGTTCGATGGCCATGGCGGACCCGAGGCAGCAGACTTCTGTGACAAGTTCATGGAGAAATACATCAA AGATCTTGTTGGTGAAGAAGATAACTTGGAAGTGGTTTTGACCAAAGCATTTCTGGAAGTAGATAAAGCGTTAGCAAGACACCTTCACTTCTCCCCAGATG CGACGCTTCTGACGGCAGGCACCACAGCGACGGTGGCGTTGCTAAGGGATGGCATCGAGCTGGTGGTTGGCAGTGTGGGCGACAGCCGGGCAATGATGTGCCGAAAGGGCAAGGCCCTCAAGCTCACGGTGGACCACACGCCAGAAAGGAAGGACGAGAAGGAgag GATCCGTAAGAGTGGTGGCTTTGTGACCTGGAACAGTCTGGGGCAGCCACACGTCAATGGCAGGTTGGCCATGACCCGCAGCATAGGCGACTTTGACCTCAAGAAGATGGGAGTCATCGCCGAGCCCGAGACCAAGCGCATTTCG CTGAATCACGTCCACGACTCCTTCCTCGCATTGACCACTGATGGCATCAACTTCATCATGAACAGTCAGGAGATCTGTGATGTCATCAACCAGTGTCATGACCCCAAAGAGGCAGCCCAGAGGATCTCTGAGCAG GCAATTCAGTACGGATCAGAGGACAACAGCACAACCATTGTAGTGCCATTCGGCGCTTGGGGTAAACACCAGAACACAGACGCCAGTTACTCCTTCAGCCGAAACTTTGTGTCCAGTGGCCGCTGGGCTTAA